The Zingiber officinale cultivar Zhangliang chromosome 2A, Zo_v1.1, whole genome shotgun sequence genomic sequence ccacatatatatattttatcatgAGAAATATTTGATATTTCAAGACCTTGTTAGTTagtaagtttatttatttattggcaTCAGGTGCAGGACCCAGTCATTTACTTAATACAAGAATCAGTGGACAAGTTAACTCACTCTACAAATTTCCTAAAGTTTTTAGGGCAACATGCACTTATTCATGAAGGAGAGGAACAAGTTGATGAGAGAAGATATCATTTTGTATCGCTTCTTTCGAACTTGGtcaatacttttctttatatggTGAACACTTATATCATTGTGCCAACTGCTGATGACTATTCGATGAGCCTTGGAGCTGCTGCAACAGTTTGTGGGATCATTATTGGCTCTATGGCCGTAGCACAAGTGTTCTCTTCAGTTTATTTTAGTGCATGGTCTAACAAGTCATACTTCAGGCCTCTAGTATTTAGCAGCATCGTACTCTTTTTGGGCAATACTCTCTATGCGTTGGCCTATGATCTCAATTCCTTGACAATTCTTCTCATAGGTCGCCTTTTGTGTGGGTAAGTCAAACTGTTTGTTTCATTTCACTTTTGTGATTATTCTGTGGATCCAGTAATTAGTAATTACCATTTGAAGATTTGCGATTAGTTTTCTGTTATCATTTAACAAAGTCATGCCACAATTATTGTGCTTCTCAGAAATTTTAATGACTACATTTTCTTTGCCCTCCTTTGCCTCTTATACCTTCCACACTATTAGATTCATAACTCTCCAAACTATAGAATCTAATTACGTGAAGCATCGAGCAATGTGTAACTTCTCCACATCAGTGAATTAGAAATGGAATTGGAAGATTTGTGAAATTCTAGTTTTTTTTAGCGATCATATTTTACCTTATCTAAGTTTCATACATCTAAATAAATAGACTTGGGATGCACATCTAATTATGGAACGTTGCAATACGGAGGTTTGTAATACCGAAATGTATGCTCGAGGCCAACATAATTAGAATTCTCTCCCTTGACTTTGAGCTGAACCATGTTCAGCAATCACCTACTGTCTATCTCTTCTCCTATTTCTTTTTTCTCTCTGcattttttggaaataaatatggACTCGAGAAGGATATCTGTTTAAATTCAGTGGTCATACCCATAGAATTCCGGACAAGATTACACCAAAAGCTAAGAATTTTGCTTAGTTTACACTCTGGTTGCTGcatttttttatatttctaaTGTATTCGAATACAGGATGGGGTCTGCAAGGGCTGTTAACCGGCGATACATCAGTGACTGTGTTCCAAATGAAATCCGCATGAAAGCTTCTGCAGGTTTTGTTAGTGCTAGTGCTCTTGGAATGGCATGTGGTCCTGCTCTTGCTGGTTTGCTTCAAACGAATTTCAAGTTATATCTGTTAACAATTAATCAAGATACTTTACCTGGGTGGGTTATGGCATTTGCTTGGTTAGCATACTTGATTTGGTTGTGGATCTCATTCAAGGAGCCAGTTCGCAATACCGATGATGCTGGTATGTTATATACTAAGGTTATCGTAATTTCCCAGAACATATGATAAACCCatttagtctcattgactatcccttAATTTCCCAGAACATGCGTGTATGTTTATTGGATAATAGACACGATATATTAATCACTGATTCACTGCCCATCTTTTGCTTGAAACCAGGGCATGTGGGCATTGAAGCATTAGAAAGTGGTCTTGTGCAACCTTTGTTAAACGGTTCGGAGCAGAAGCAAAATGATGATGAAGAGTGCAATGGTAGTGAAGAAGGGCCGGAAGAATCTCACAAGCCAGCTACTTCAATTGCTTCAGCCTATAGATTGCTTACGCCATCAGTGAAGGTAAAGATTTCATCATTCTAATCAATGTTAAAGAATAATCTTGAAAGTGCCACCCATTCTTATTTagggatttttttttaactatacGAAGAATCAGAATCGTTGGATAAGGCAGGAAAATCCATTCAATTCAATAAGTTTGAAGATCAGGAGAGAATTTGACATATGTTGTAGACTTGTAGTTATTATGGTTGGTTCAAAAATTATGCAGTCTGCTCAAGGATGAATCAAATGCTTTTTTCGTACATTCAACACTCAAAGAATCAGAGACTGGAGTATTGTTTCTCTCGTTTGGTTCTGGAGTTTCGTTTTTTTTTGTTATGTGCTATGGTTGGCCAAGTTGTCCAATTTAGTGAAGCAACTTCCAACTGTGTCACTGTTACAGGTCCAGCTGCTGATATATTTCATGCTCAAATATTCAATGGAGATATTGCTGTCAGAATCTAGTGTCGTTAGTGGTTATTACTTTGGATGGTCGACTGGTCAAGTGGCGATATTTTTGGCAGTCCTGGGACTTACAGTTCTTCCCATTAACGCTATCGTCGGGACTTACATCAGCAACATGTTTGAAGAAAGGTGTGCTTTGTTACAGATCATGCTTACCCTTCGCACCAATTGACATGTCGAAGATAGTTTAACAGCTTAGTATTTTGTAGTGCCGCTCTTAACTGAGGGCTGCCACAAAAATGTCTCCTGATCTCGAAAAAATTTGTTTCGCCTTTTTCTTCTTTATGCAGGCAAATCTTGTTAGGATCTGAAATATTGGTGCTATTGGGAATACTACTAAGCTTCAAAGTCACTGGTACATATGCAGTGCCACAATATGTCGGCTCGGCATTGATCACATTTGTGGCTGCTGAAGTTCTAGAAGGTAATTAATTTCGCTTACCGAAACACTTAAAAAGTATGCTCAAGTTCTTGAAGTTCTATGGTGTTTTGTTATTCTTGAGGTTGAATTACTTGAATTTCTTCTATTGCTTGCCTCTTGAGGTTCATTAGCAGTAGGTCAAAATGAACTGTGGTTTGTTTCAAACTTCACATAACAAAATGCATGCTTTTCAGGTGTGAATTTAGCCCTCCTTTCTCAAGTCATGTCATCTCGTCTCGCACGGGGGACTTACAATGGCGGTCTGCTATCGACAGAAGCAGGAACTCTGGCTCGAGTCCTAGCCGATGGCACGATCACACTTGCAGGCTACCTAGGCGAAAGCTGGCTCCTAAACGTCACCTTGCTTCCTTCTCTACTAATCTGTGTAGGCTCCATTGCCGCTACTCTCCTCACCTACAACTCCTTGTATTGATAAGCATTGTCGTCGCTTGCGATCTTACTCTCTTTGTCCACTGTGCGGATTATGTATAGTTTGTCGAAATTGTTGATCGA encodes the following:
- the LOC122043160 gene encoding SPX domain-containing membrane protein OsI_21475-like isoform X2, producing MVNFGKKLMANRVQEWEKYYINYKLMKKKVKQYVQQMEQGGKERCHVLKEFSRTLDDQIEKTVLFFLEQQGIIAHRIQKLGEERTVLLEQPVISKMSELREAYIEVGHDLLKLLRFVDMNATGIRKILKKFDKRFGYKFTDYYISTRSNHPYSQLQQVFKHVGIAAVVGALSRNLAEIQERQGSYPSLYDQPSTAMMVQDPVIYLIQESVDKLTHSTNFLKFLGQHALIHEGEEQVDERRYHFVSLLSNLVNTFLYMVNTYIIVPTADDYSMSLGAAATVCGIIIGSMAVAQVFSSVYFSAWSNKSYFRPLVFSSIVLFLGNTLYALAYDLNSLTILLIGRLLCGMGSARAVNRRYISDCVPNEIRMKASAGFVSASALGMACGPALAGLLQTNFKLYLLTINQDTLPGWVMAFAWLAYLIWLWISFKEPVRNTDDAGHVGIEALESGLVQPLLNGSEQKQNDDEECNGSEEGPEESHKPATSIASAYRLLTPSVKGFFFNYTKNQNRWIRQENPFNSISLKIRREFDICCRLVVIMVGSKIMQSAQG
- the LOC122043160 gene encoding SPX domain-containing membrane protein OsI_21475-like isoform X1, with protein sequence MVNFGKKLMANRVQEWEKYYINYKLMKKKVKQYVQQMEQGGKERCHVLKEFSRTLDDQIEKTVLFFLEQQGIIAHRIQKLGEERTVLLEQPVISKMSELREAYIEVGHDLLKLLRFVDMNATGIRKILKKFDKRFGYKFTDYYISTRSNHPYSQLQQVFKHVGIAAVVGALSRNLAEIQERQGSYPSLYDQPSTAMMVQDPVIYLIQESVDKLTHSTNFLKFLGQHALIHEGEEQVDERRYHFVSLLSNLVNTFLYMVNTYIIVPTADDYSMSLGAAATVCGIIIGSMAVAQVFSSVYFSAWSNKSYFRPLVFSSIVLFLGNTLYALAYDLNSLTILLIGRLLCGMGSARAVNRRYISDCVPNEIRMKASAGFVSASALGMACGPALAGLLQTNFKLYLLTINQDTLPGWVMAFAWLAYLIWLWISFKEPVRNTDDAGHVGIEALESGLVQPLLNGSEQKQNDDEECNGSEEGPEESHKPATSIASAYRLLTPSVKVQLLIYFMLKYSMEILLSESSVVSGYYFGWSTGQVAIFLAVLGLTVLPINAIVGTYISNMFEERQILLGSEILVLLGILLSFKVTGTYAVPQYVGSALITFVAAEVLEGVNLALLSQVMSSRLARGTYNGGLLSTEAGTLARVLADGTITLAGYLGESWLLNVTLLPSLLICVGSIAATLLTYNSLY